From a single Chitinophaga sp. Cy-1792 genomic region:
- a CDS encoding TonB-dependent receptor, translating into MLLFSRLLLLITLSPVLLFAQAKISGRVTDTKKHPLAGVNIAVKDSYDGATTNAEGTFSFVTTNKGVITITATLPGYQPLEMKVPADSAGQLNIIMKTGSNTLKVVTISSGSFEASDEKKNTVLKPLDIAMTAGAGADIVTAMKTLPGTQQTNDKEGLFVRGGTGYETQTLIDGMLVRNPFYSGLPDMPGRGRFSPFLFKGTTFSSGGYSAQYGQGLSSALILESQDLPTRSSSSVGVSVIGVSAGLDNLTKDKKTSYGVEADYTNLAPYFNVVKPKQEVNLGPEIIGTSANFRHKTSKTGMLKFYGYANWSNMGFTNNSIEYPGSKESYQLRNNNAYTNMTYTDKLGHGWKLYAGASWSTNNDRIQTDTLPKIPYPTGIKVKSDLTQTKLMLTKGLGQFSALRFGGEYQYAQESGTFNNNKLTYVDNYTAAFAEADVYFTPSLAARLGGRAEYTSVLAKANIAPRVSLSYKVSGNGQFTLAYGDYYQKPEPQYIRFDRGLDYMKATHYIASYQYVSEFRTFRTELFYKKYHQLVKTVPDYNNNGTGYAQGIEVFWRDKKTVRNLDYWVSYSYLDTKRDYLNYPYQVQPDFAANHTASVVSKYFVEKISTNFGLTYSFASGRPYYNPNLPVSKFMSEKTIDYNSVAASVSYLTSIRKAFTVIVFQVTNVLGNKQVYGYHYSTDGMRRSEVVPNVPRFLYLGLFMNFGIDRRQDVLNNL; encoded by the coding sequence ATGTTACTATTTAGCCGATTGCTGTTATTGATCACACTTTCACCTGTACTGCTCTTTGCCCAGGCAAAAATCAGCGGTAGGGTTACAGATACGAAGAAGCATCCCCTGGCTGGAGTAAACATCGCTGTGAAAGATTCATATGACGGTGCCACCACCAATGCAGAAGGAACATTTTCATTCGTCACTACCAATAAAGGCGTAATCACCATTACTGCAACATTACCAGGTTATCAGCCACTGGAAATGAAAGTTCCTGCTGATTCTGCAGGACAACTGAACATCATCATGAAAACAGGTTCCAATACACTGAAAGTGGTAACCATTTCCAGTGGCAGCTTTGAAGCCAGTGATGAGAAAAAGAATACCGTACTCAAACCGCTCGATATCGCCATGACGGCGGGTGCCGGAGCTGATATCGTTACTGCCATGAAAACATTGCCAGGTACGCAGCAAACCAATGATAAAGAAGGACTCTTTGTGCGTGGTGGTACCGGTTATGAAACTCAAACCCTCATCGATGGTATGCTGGTACGCAACCCGTTTTATAGCGGATTGCCGGATATGCCCGGCCGTGGCAGGTTTTCACCATTCCTCTTTAAAGGAACAACGTTTAGTAGTGGCGGTTATTCCGCGCAGTACGGACAAGGACTTTCCTCCGCGCTCATCCTCGAATCACAGGACCTGCCTACAAGGTCATCTTCCTCAGTGGGGGTATCTGTAATCGGTGTAAGTGCAGGGCTGGACAATCTCACTAAAGACAAAAAAACTTCCTACGGAGTAGAAGCTGATTATACTAATCTGGCTCCTTACTTTAACGTAGTGAAACCTAAACAGGAAGTGAATCTCGGCCCGGAGATCATCGGTACTTCGGCTAACTTCCGCCATAAAACTTCTAAAACCGGTATGCTCAAATTCTATGGCTACGCCAACTGGAGTAATATGGGCTTTACCAACAACAGTATTGAATATCCAGGTAGTAAAGAATCGTACCAGCTAAGAAACAACAACGCCTATACGAACATGACCTACACGGACAAACTGGGCCACGGCTGGAAACTCTACGCCGGCGCATCCTGGAGTACCAATAATGATCGTATCCAGACAGACACCTTACCTAAAATACCTTATCCTACCGGTATCAAAGTAAAGTCTGATCTCACCCAAACAAAACTGATGCTGACAAAAGGACTCGGACAGTTCAGCGCTTTACGCTTTGGTGGCGAATATCAGTACGCACAGGAGTCTGGTACATTCAATAATAATAAACTGACCTACGTAGATAATTATACCGCAGCTTTTGCAGAGGCAGATGTTTACTTCACACCTAGTCTGGCAGCGCGTTTAGGCGGCCGTGCAGAATATACTTCCGTGCTGGCAAAAGCTAATATCGCACCTCGTGTTTCGCTGTCTTACAAAGTAAGTGGTAATGGTCAGTTCACGCTTGCCTATGGCGACTATTACCAAAAACCTGAGCCGCAGTATATCCGCTTCGACAGGGGCCTCGACTATATGAAAGCAACGCATTATATCGCCAGCTACCAGTATGTGAGCGAGTTCCGCACCTTCCGTACAGAATTGTTCTACAAGAAATACCATCAGCTGGTGAAAACAGTGCCTGATTACAATAACAACGGTACCGGTTATGCACAGGGTATTGAGGTGTTCTGGAGAGATAAAAAAACAGTACGTAACCTGGATTACTGGGTGTCTTATTCTTATCTAGATACAAAAAGAGATTACCTGAATTATCCTTACCAGGTGCAGCCCGACTTTGCCGCTAATCATACTGCCAGCGTTGTATCCAAATACTTTGTAGAAAAGATCAGTACTAACTTCGGACTGACTTACAGCTTTGCCAGTGGCCGCCCGTACTACAATCCGAATTTGCCGGTGAGTAAGTTTATGTCTGAAAAAACAATAGACTACAACTCAGTAGCTGCCAGCGTAAGCTACCTGACATCTATCCGCAAAGCCTTTACAGTCATCGTTTTCCAGGTGACCAATGTGCTGGGTAACAAGCAGGTGTATGGCTATCATTATTCTACCGATGGTATGCGCAGAAGTGAAGTAGTGCCGAATGTGCCACGATTCCTTTACCTGGGGCTGTTTATGAACTTCGGCATCGACAGACGTCAGGATGTACTCAACAATTTATAA